A region of Moorena producens PAL-8-15-08-1 DNA encodes the following proteins:
- a CDS encoding glycosyltransferase family 4 protein has translation MQNLAQFDVSAQGQSSSPDILVISRTFFPKEGGIEEYVYNRCLQDPERVIVLAAACPEDQAFDQRQPFPVHRWLVPNFLQSGGLGSLLRQIFNMVGSLVLGIKLYFHYRYRYIEWGHGYDFPSLLLLSYLLPVRCYAYLHGDDLLCPLRNPLLRSLFSWTINRIQGIVCNSSFTRDYLKDHFQFDTPTYIINPTVRPEKFGNQGKLDCADELRKQVRQAHNIPETAVVILSVGRLIRRKGFDRIILNLPFLLEEGLDVHYLVCGRGSMESELKSLASREGVEERVHFAGYVPNEALASYYAACDLFAMLTFFDAQAASIEGFGIVYREAGYFGKPVIASRVGGVTDAVLHGESGILVNPNSPDEIFQALRQLCQDQQLRELLGRKGRELANDKTLHRSLYLSQISA, from the coding sequence ATGCAAAACCTAGCACAGTTTGATGTTTCAGCCCAAGGGCAAAGCTCCTCCCCAGATATTCTGGTCATCTCTCGTACTTTCTTTCCGAAGGAGGGCGGAATTGAGGAGTACGTCTACAATCGCTGTTTGCAAGACCCGGAACGGGTGATTGTTCTAGCCGCTGCCTGTCCGGAGGATCAAGCTTTTGATCAGAGGCAACCTTTTCCTGTGCATCGCTGGCTAGTTCCGAACTTCCTGCAATCTGGGGGATTAGGGAGTCTCCTCAGGCAGATTTTCAATATGGTTGGGTCACTGGTACTAGGAATCAAACTCTATTTTCACTACCGCTATCGTTACATTGAGTGGGGTCATGGTTACGATTTCCCTTCACTACTGCTACTGAGTTATTTGCTTCCTGTCCGCTGTTATGCATACCTACACGGTGACGATCTCCTCTGTCCTTTGCGAAACCCCCTGTTGCGATCGCTTTTTAGCTGGACGATCAATCGTATCCAAGGGATTGTTTGCAATAGTTCCTTCACACGAGATTACCTCAAAGACCATTTTCAGTTCGACACGCCAACTTATATTATTAACCCAACAGTCAGACCAGAAAAGTTTGGTAATCAAGGAAAACTAGACTGCGCTGATGAGTTGCGCAAGCAGGTACGCCAAGCTCACAACATTCCTGAAACAGCAGTTGTCATTCTTTCTGTCGGACGGCTTATCCGACGTAAGGGTTTTGACCGAATCATCCTAAATTTACCGTTTCTGCTGGAGGAAGGACTTGATGTCCATTACCTAGTTTGTGGTCGAGGTTCGATGGAGTCGGAACTGAAGTCTCTAGCTAGTCGTGAGGGAGTGGAAGAGCGGGTGCATTTTGCTGGCTATGTACCCAACGAGGCATTAGCAAGCTACTACGCTGCCTGTGATCTGTTTGCCATGCTCACCTTCTTTGATGCTCAAGCCGCTAGCATAGAAGGTTTTGGCATTGTTTATCGAGAAGCTGGTTACTTCGGGAAACCTGTGATTGCTTCGCGGGTTGGTGGTGTTACAGATGCTGTTCTTCATGGGGAGAGTGGCATCTTAGTCAACCCAAATTCTCCTGACGAGATTTTCCAAGCTCTACGTCAGTTGTGCCAAGACCAACAGCTGCGGGAGCTACTGGGGCGCAAGGGTAGGGAGTTAGCAAACGATAAAACTCTCCACCGCTCACTGTATTTGTCTCAGATTTCCGCGTGA
- a CDS encoding glycosyltransferase family 4 protein gives MLVKTLSNYYNNSNSKSRETKKIIVIPAYWSSLGGMTVSLSLLIKGFQLCDVSEQLCVLVRADSLLERYLKDAGQESVIQSIPRQGKRRFLQQALQWVAQQPKDWPVLLDNLVWRSYLPILLKASPKLRLSQRPVYHFCHDLALSHNPFGYLARKVTFTCLAPAAICNSQFTANHVHKLMPDIRGILYQPVDTEQFNNKPPTGSPPENLQPILNSGARIMLTPSRLNQPGIVNDKNLRALIPVLAQLKAQGHFYHGVIIGEDKSPGQIHTRTLLESAEKSGVADRFTILPPTFAIEDYYKYADVVVSLAPREPFGRTVVEAIACGVPVVGSNTGGINEILQNFAPEWTVEPNDPMAAAETLVKVINSPTTPELLAKGNQWVETHCGVEHYAKGIMRITGLAPDS, from the coding sequence ATGCTTGTTAAAACTTTGTCGAATTACTACAATAATTCTAATAGTAAGTCTAGAGAGACAAAAAAAATAATAGTTATACCTGCCTACTGGAGTAGTTTGGGTGGTATGACAGTGAGTCTTTCACTACTAATTAAAGGATTTCAACTTTGTGATGTCTCTGAGCAGTTATGCGTCTTAGTTCGTGCAGATTCTTTACTAGAAAGGTATTTAAAAGATGCAGGTCAAGAATCTGTTATTCAGTCAATTCCTCGTCAGGGCAAACGTCGGTTTTTGCAGCAGGCGCTTCAATGGGTAGCTCAGCAACCGAAAGATTGGCCTGTACTGCTGGATAATTTGGTTTGGCGCAGTTATTTACCCATCTTACTCAAAGCTTCGCCAAAACTCCGCCTTAGCCAGCGCCCTGTCTATCATTTTTGCCATGATTTGGCTCTTTCACACAACCCTTTTGGTTACTTAGCTAGAAAAGTCACTTTTACTTGCCTCGCTCCTGCTGCTATCTGCAATTCCCAATTTACGGCTAATCATGTCCATAAACTGATGCCGGATATTCGAGGAATTCTCTATCAACCAGTGGACACAGAACAGTTCAACAATAAACCACCTACTGGTTCTCCTCCAGAAAACTTACAACCTATACTCAACTCTGGTGCACGTATCATGCTTACCCCTTCGCGCCTTAATCAGCCAGGGATTGTCAATGATAAAAACTTGCGTGCCTTAATTCCTGTGTTAGCTCAGCTCAAAGCCCAGGGTCACTTCTATCACGGAGTAATAATCGGCGAAGATAAATCTCCTGGTCAAATCCATACTCGTACTTTGTTAGAAAGTGCTGAAAAATCAGGAGTAGCAGACCGTTTTACAATTTTGCCACCTACATTTGCCATTGAAGACTATTACAAGTATGCCGATGTAGTAGTTAGCTTAGCTCCACGGGAACCTTTTGGTCGCACTGTTGTGGAAGCGATCGCCTGTGGTGTACCAGTCGTGGGTAGTAATACTGGGGGAATTAACGAGATTTTGCAAAACTTTGCACCGGAGTGGACAGTTGAACCCAACGATCCTATGGCTGCGGCTGAAACCCTGGTTAAGGTGATCAATTCCCCAACGACTCCAGAGTTACTTGCCAAAGGCAACCAGTGGGTTGAAACCCATTGTGGTGTAGAACACTACGCCAAAGGAATTATGAGAATTACAGGGTTAGCACCCGATAGCTGA
- a CDS encoding glycosyltransferase family 2 protein, whose product MSKPLLSIVIPTYNRPHLLPHAVNSALAQTLEDIEVIVIDDASTKLLHLPEHPRLKFVQLPKNRGISAVRNTGAKMARGKYLTYLDDDDQLLPHMAQVSLDALEKATLPQPVAVLSTMEVVNADGKVLRKRIPPTLPRGKHFFLEEIEPGQSFLSKQTLVVERKLLLEIGGYDESFSSREHTEMFLRLNPVCSLLGLPIVTYRQLKHEGPRLSRASSLRQVDFHRLIDKHNSLFRAHPKTFGNFVYEHSYRSYELGQKRAAFFSLLWAMRLAPRKIFPRFTSTLWNRVKVTR is encoded by the coding sequence ATGAGTAAACCTCTACTTAGCATAGTTATTCCAACCTATAACCGCCCTCACTTGCTTCCTCACGCTGTCAATAGTGCTTTGGCACAAACTCTAGAAGATATAGAAGTCATCGTCATTGACGATGCTTCGACCAAACTACTACATCTGCCGGAACACCCTCGCCTTAAATTCGTGCAGCTGCCCAAAAATAGAGGAATTTCAGCCGTTCGCAATACTGGGGCAAAGATGGCGCGTGGTAAGTACCTTACCTATCTTGACGATGACGACCAGTTGTTGCCCCATATGGCTCAAGTTTCTCTAGATGCGCTTGAAAAGGCAACACTTCCTCAGCCTGTAGCTGTCCTCTCTACGATGGAGGTTGTGAATGCAGATGGTAAAGTCCTCAGGAAGCGTATCCCGCCAACTCTTCCACGAGGAAAGCACTTCTTTCTCGAAGAAATTGAACCGGGACAATCGTTTCTCTCTAAGCAAACACTAGTTGTAGAACGCAAACTCCTTCTTGAGATTGGTGGATATGACGAGTCTTTTAGCTCCCGAGAACACACAGAGATGTTCTTGAGGCTTAACCCAGTATGTTCACTCCTTGGTCTGCCTATTGTCACCTATCGACAGTTAAAACACGAAGGTCCACGACTTTCACGCGCTTCATCACTTCGCCAGGTTGATTTCCACCGCCTCATCGACAAACATAATTCCCTTTTTAGAGCACACCCAAAGACATTTGGAAACTTTGTTTATGAACACAGCTATCGCTCATACGAACTCGGTCAGAAAAGGGCAGCCTTCTTCAGCCTTTTATGGGCTATGCGACTTGCTCCACGTAAAATTTTTCCTAGATTTACTTCTACCTTATGGAACCGAGTTAAAGTTACACGATAA
- a CDS encoding glycosyltransferase family 2 protein, giving the protein MIKPFNSVNKKPLDAGQTTLVSIIIGNYNYGRFIAQAIESVLNQSYRNFELIVVDDGSTDNSRDVIKYYQDKLIPVFQENAGQGAAFNAGLAKAKGEIVCFLDSDDYFHPEKLAKVVAAFVAHPEWVQISHGRVSIDREGNIIGRDPNFFSQGDVRPLLLQWGRYAWAITSALSYRRYAIDQVAPLPKRPRAADTYLTATIPFYGKVGCIKEPLMFYRKHGKNRRGQTNNIPYLIEQREDTAKCINQAAVDVGINQRFDINRDSDYLSFQAIEEGGVSWKKVLQIIWFTLQESLAIGHPLKDTIERLMRRGICSLSPAEGMVFLRFGPSRYLRFKLTGKQPKNYEISGKTS; this is encoded by the coding sequence ATGATAAAGCCATTTAATTCAGTAAACAAAAAACCTCTTGATGCTGGCCAAACTACTTTAGTTAGCATTATCATTGGTAATTACAACTATGGTCGTTTTATTGCTCAAGCAATAGAAAGTGTTTTAAATCAGAGTTACCGCAACTTTGAATTGATTGTTGTTGATGATGGTTCAACTGATAATTCACGGGATGTCATCAAATATTATCAGGATAAACTAATTCCTGTTTTTCAAGAAAATGCAGGACAGGGAGCAGCTTTTAATGCTGGTCTTGCTAAGGCAAAAGGTGAAATAGTTTGCTTCCTTGATTCTGATGATTACTTTCACCCAGAGAAGTTAGCAAAAGTAGTAGCAGCCTTTGTTGCTCATCCTGAATGGGTGCAAATTTCTCACGGGCGTGTTTCAATAGATCGAGAGGGTAATATTATCGGTCGCGATCCTAATTTTTTCAGTCAAGGTGATGTCAGACCTTTGCTGCTGCAATGGGGAAGATATGCCTGGGCAATCACTTCTGCTTTATCTTACCGTCGCTACGCCATAGACCAGGTTGCACCGCTTCCTAAACGTCCTCGTGCTGCTGATACCTACTTAACTGCCACTATTCCTTTTTATGGAAAAGTTGGTTGTATCAAAGAACCACTGATGTTTTATCGGAAGCACGGAAAAAACAGGCGAGGACAAACTAACAATATTCCTTATTTAATCGAGCAACGCGAGGACACCGCTAAATGCATAAACCAAGCTGCTGTAGATGTTGGCATCAATCAAAGATTTGATATCAATAGAGACTCCGATTATCTCAGCTTTCAAGCTATAGAGGAAGGTGGAGTATCCTGGAAAAAAGTCCTGCAAATTATTTGGTTTACCCTACAAGAAAGTCTGGCTATCGGTCATCCCCTAAAAGATACTATCGAGAGGCTGATGCGCAGAGGAATTTGTTCTCTATCCCCTGCAGAAGGAATGGTATTCCTCCGCTTTGGTCCGAGCCGCTACTTGCGATTTAAGCTGACAGGTAAACAACCCAAAAATTATGAAATTTCTGGCAAAACAAGTTAA
- a CDS encoding glycosyltransferase, with protein sequence MLKIAFFVGHFPILSETFILNQIAGLIERGHQVDIYALQGDTADKSKVHPIVEKYKLIQKTYYAPTIPKNPIVRWLKCFYLLLANLDKKSWKLLPFFNIFKYGKDGISSRLIYQAVPLLPSKSYDIIHCQFGTFGLSGLFFRKIGLIQGKLVTIFRGHDISRAIQEYGDHVYDQLLSTGDFFLANCEFFRGRVLKLGCPEQKIVVHGSGIDCRKFAFTPRKLPADGKVRIVTTGRLVEKKGIEYCIKAVAKLSNTNQNIEFSIVGDGPLRQQFEQLIKELKIYNLVKLLGWKQQQELVKILDNSQIFLAPSVTAADGNQDAPVNTLKEAMAMGLPVISTFHGGIPELVEDGVSGFLVPERDADAIADKLSYLIEHPEIWPEMGKAGRARVEEKYDMEKLNDELVFIYQELLKGELPQQILPEQPVVLHSV encoded by the coding sequence ATGCTAAAAATAGCTTTTTTTGTTGGACATTTTCCTATCTTATCTGAGACATTCATATTAAATCAAATTGCTGGTTTGATTGAGCGTGGTCACCAAGTTGATATTTATGCACTTCAAGGTGATACAGCTGACAAGTCTAAAGTCCATCCTATTGTCGAAAAATACAAGCTGATTCAGAAAACTTACTATGCTCCCACTATTCCCAAAAACCCTATTGTACGCTGGCTAAAATGTTTTTATTTGTTGTTGGCAAACTTGGATAAAAAATCTTGGAAATTGTTGCCATTTTTTAATATTTTTAAGTATGGTAAAGATGGTATTTCTTCAAGATTAATCTATCAAGCTGTTCCTCTACTTCCAAGTAAGTCTTACGATATTATCCACTGCCAATTTGGTACATTCGGTCTCAGTGGATTATTTTTTCGCAAGATAGGTCTTATCCAAGGCAAGTTAGTTACCATCTTTCGTGGTCATGATATTAGTCGGGCTATTCAAGAGTATGGCGATCACGTTTATGACCAACTGTTATCAACAGGAGACTTTTTCCTAGCCAACTGCGAATTTTTTCGAGGTCGGGTACTTAAATTGGGCTGCCCTGAACAAAAAATTGTTGTTCATGGTTCAGGAATTGATTGTCGTAAATTTGCCTTTACCCCCCGTAAGTTGCCTGCTGATGGCAAAGTAAGAATTGTTACCACAGGTCGTCTTGTCGAAAAAAAAGGCATAGAGTATTGTATTAAAGCAGTTGCTAAACTGTCAAACACCAACCAAAATATTGAATTTAGTATCGTTGGTGATGGTCCATTACGACAACAATTTGAACAATTAATCAAAGAATTAAAAATTTATAATCTAGTCAAATTACTCGGTTGGAAACAGCAACAAGAGCTAGTAAAAATTCTGGATAATTCTCAAATTTTTCTCGCCCCTAGTGTAACAGCAGCAGATGGTAATCAAGATGCACCAGTCAATACTTTAAAAGAGGCTATGGCCATGGGTTTACCTGTAATTAGTACTTTTCACGGTGGCATTCCAGAATTAGTTGAAGATGGTGTTTCTGGTTTCCTTGTTCCTGAACGAGATGCTGATGCAATTGCAGATAAATTAAGCTATCTTATTGAGCATCCAGAAATTTGGCCAGAAATGGGGAAAGCTGGTCGTGCACGAGTAGAAGAAAAATACGATATGGAAAAACTCAATGATGAGTTAGTTTTTATCTACCAAGAACTGCTTAAAGGAGAATTACCTCAACAAATATTGCCTGAGCAACCAGTAGTTTTACATTCTGTTTAA
- a CDS encoding glycosyltransferase, with protein sequence MLKFAFFLGQFPLLSEAFILNQIAGLIERGHQVDIYALHGDTADTSKIHPIVSKYKLFEKTYYAPIIPKNYIVRLLKCLLLLIININKKSWKLLTFLNFFKYGRDAISLRLIYEALTLLPGKSYDIIHCQFGTFGLRGLLFRKVGIIQGKLITTFRGYDISWAIQKYGDHVYDQLLETGDFFLANCDFFRGRVLQLGCPEQKIVVHGSGIDCSKFVFTSRKLPADGKVRIATTGRLVEKKGIEYCIKAVAKLSNTNQNIEFSIVGDGPLRQQFEQLIKELKIYNLVKLLGWKQQQELVKILDNSQIFLAPSVTAADGNQDAPVNTLKEAMAMGLPVISTFHGGIPELVEDGVSGFLVPERDADAIADKLSYLIEHPEIWPEMGKAGRARVEEKYDMEKLNDELVFIYQELLKGELPQQILPEQPVVLHSV encoded by the coding sequence ATGCTAAAATTTGCCTTTTTTCTTGGACAGTTTCCTCTTTTATCCGAGGCATTTATCTTAAATCAAATTGCTGGTTTGATTGAGCGTGGTCACCAAGTTGATATCTATGCACTTCATGGTGATACGGCTGACACATCTAAAATCCACCCTATTGTATCAAAATACAAGCTTTTTGAAAAAACTTATTATGCTCCCATTATTCCTAAAAACTATATTGTACGCTTGCTAAAATGTTTATTATTATTAATTATAAATATAAATAAAAAATCTTGGAAATTGTTGACATTTTTGAATTTTTTTAAGTATGGTAGAGATGCGATTTCGTTACGATTAATCTATGAAGCATTGACCCTACTACCGGGCAAGTCTTACGATATTATCCACTGCCAATTTGGTACATTTGGCCTGAGGGGATTACTCTTTCGCAAGGTAGGTATTATCCAAGGAAAGTTAATTACTACTTTTCGAGGCTATGACATTAGCTGGGCTATTCAAAAGTATGGCGATCACGTTTATGACCAACTGTTAGAAACAGGAGATTTTTTTCTAGCCAACTGTGATTTTTTTCGAGGTCGGGTACTGCAACTCGGCTGCCCTGAGCAAAAAATTGTTGTTCATGGTTCAGGAATTGATTGTAGTAAATTTGTCTTTACCTCCCGTAAATTGCCTGCTGATGGCAAAGTAAGAATTGCCACCACAGGTCGTCTTGTCGAAAAAAAAGGCATAGAGTATTGTATTAAAGCAGTTGCTAAACTGTCAAACACCAACCAAAATATTGAATTTAGTATCGTTGGTGATGGTCCATTACGACAACAATTTGAACAATTAATCAAAGAATTAAAAATTTATAATCTAGTCAAATTACTCGGTTGGAAACAGCAACAAGAGCTAGTAAAAATTCTGGATAATTCTCAAATTTTTCTCGCCCCTAGTGTAACAGCAGCAGATGGTAATCAAGATGCACCAGTCAATACTTTAAAAGAGGCTATGGCCATGGGTTTACCTGTAATTAGTACTTTTCACGGTGGCATTCCAGAATTAGTTGAAGATGGTGTTTCTGGTTTCCTTGTTCCTGAACGAGATGCTGATGCAATTGCAGATAAATTAAGCTATCTTATTGAGCATCCAGAAATTTGGCCAGAAATGGGGAAAGCTGGTCGTGCACGAGTAGAAGAAAAATACGATATGGAAAAACTCAATGATGAGTTAGTTTTTATCTACCAAGAACTGCTTAAAGGAGAATTACCTCAACAAATATTGCCTGAGCAACCAGTAGTTTTACATTCTGTTTAA
- a CDS encoding glycosyltransferase family 4 protein translates to MNRISFLTGAFPPNTGGEYYNYKLYERLKKSGLAPDYINLHAKRYLFKLAWIPLIGDLIVNLIMVILLTNRCNGLIVEDHYFSRYLLLFNLIHKIFNKNGKIIIILHHFDDYNSQSKFLLKKIFYRYQEKACLCWADIIVTNSKFSEKEITSLNIGTKSIFVLPPALKRETLEATKNLDKNHSELKILCVGHCIPRKGIIYLIEAFSQVERQGVKIHIVGKTDKNQNYHRKVINLINKLDLKDDVILHSRLDQDGLNQLYSSSHIFVLPSLKEGFGIVLLEAMYFGLPIITTNISAMPELVQDGENGLLVPPANFQRLAQALSKLIANPELRQYMGQKGRERVSNSYHWEQTSSEFLAIVQHLSNSEKLKVQTPMG, encoded by the coding sequence ATGAATCGCATTTCTTTTCTCACGGGAGCCTTTCCTCCCAATACCGGTGGAGAATATTACAACTACAAGCTTTATGAGCGGCTAAAAAAATCAGGTCTAGCTCCTGACTATATTAATCTACATGCCAAACGCTATTTATTCAAACTTGCTTGGATACCGCTTATCGGCGATCTAATCGTTAACTTAATCATGGTCATCCTATTGACTAATCGATGCAATGGACTAATTGTAGAAGACCATTACTTTAGTCGTTATTTGCTTCTTTTTAATTTAATTCATAAAATCTTTAATAAGAATGGTAAAATCATCATTATTTTGCATCATTTCGACGACTATAATAGTCAAAGCAAGTTTTTATTGAAGAAAATATTTTATCGATACCAAGAAAAAGCTTGTCTTTGTTGGGCAGATATAATTGTCACTAATAGTAAATTTTCCGAAAAAGAAATAACTTCCCTAAACATCGGAACAAAATCAATCTTTGTTTTACCACCAGCATTAAAAAGAGAAACTCTAGAAGCAACTAAAAATTTAGATAAAAATCATAGTGAACTAAAAATTTTATGTGTTGGACATTGTATTCCAAGAAAAGGAATTATTTACTTAATCGAAGCATTTTCGCAAGTGGAACGACAAGGCGTTAAAATCCATATCGTTGGCAAGACCGACAAAAATCAAAATTATCATCGAAAAGTCATAAATTTAATCAATAAGCTTGACCTAAAAGATGATGTAATTTTGCATAGCCGACTTGATCAGGACGGTCTTAACCAACTCTATTCGTCTTCTCATATTTTTGTTCTACCTTCTCTCAAAGAAGGATTTGGCATTGTTCTGTTAGAAGCAATGTATTTCGGTCTGCCAATAATCACAACCAATATTTCAGCTATGCCTGAACTCGTTCAAGATGGCGAAAATGGCTTACTTGTTCCCCCGGCTAATTTTCAGCGTTTAGCTCAAGCCCTCTCAAAACTGATTGCCAACCCTGAGTTGAGACAATACATGGGACAAAAAGGGCGGGAGCGAGTGAGCAACTCCTATCACTGGGAGCAAACATCTTCTGAATTTTTAGCCATTGTTCAACACTTGAGCAACTCAGAAAAGCTCAAAGTTCAAACTCCAATGGGCTAA
- a CDS encoding oligosaccharide flippase family protein — protein MAQINAAKIAKSGLWVSASFMFAKLSKFITQLFLARLLSPDDFGVWGMVLLVTTLSTLFEDSTIAGVLVQRGLDDKKLVNAVYSLGVNVSVGLFFIQALAGFLVAQFFGVPLLWPLIAFTSIVYLIRAGAGSHSAVLQRQMKFRELAICNGASSLARLSGAFICAVLGGGVWSFAVGAIASATVGSALKHWFSRYHFTYHLIPDSSAVKEVRSYISSLIGINLAVYANTNGDNFIIGKLLGVQALGYYNMAYQLAMLPGFALSRLNRVNFSVLSQQDSQGQKIYVRRMLELYALVSAPIHGIGFVVAPWLIPLMYGPDWTEVVPIFQILLVFAYARIFMAILGTTLNALDKPNINAAINWVLVPLSLPTFFVGAWLGGITGVAIAVALVMGVGATAWFWIATCRTAKWNLVSLLKPTLLPTATVCLALVPATIVPLSMPLKALLQPLFILVVYGIVLSVFSRGEIPRKLITTIKSLISE, from the coding sequence ATGGCTCAAATCAATGCTGCAAAGATCGCCAAAAGTGGTCTGTGGGTGAGTGCGAGCTTTATGTTTGCCAAGCTCTCCAAGTTTATTACCCAGCTTTTCCTAGCTCGGCTCTTATCTCCTGATGACTTTGGTGTGTGGGGAATGGTTCTATTAGTTACCACCCTATCAACTTTGTTTGAAGACTCTACAATTGCTGGGGTCTTGGTTCAGCGCGGATTGGATGACAAAAAACTAGTCAATGCCGTTTACAGTCTAGGTGTCAATGTTTCAGTTGGCTTATTTTTCATACAAGCTCTTGCTGGTTTCCTTGTTGCCCAGTTTTTTGGTGTACCCCTACTGTGGCCTCTGATTGCCTTTACCTCCATTGTTTATCTTATTCGGGCAGGTGCTGGTTCTCACTCAGCTGTACTACAGCGACAGATGAAGTTTAGAGAACTGGCAATCTGTAACGGTGCATCAAGTTTGGCGCGTCTTAGCGGTGCATTCATTTGTGCTGTACTGGGTGGTGGTGTCTGGTCTTTTGCTGTAGGTGCAATCGCATCGGCAACAGTCGGCTCAGCTCTCAAACACTGGTTTAGTCGATATCACTTTACTTACCACCTCATCCCAGACTCATCTGCTGTTAAAGAAGTGCGGAGTTATATCAGTAGCTTAATTGGGATCAATTTAGCTGTTTATGCCAATACCAACGGTGACAATTTCATCATTGGTAAGTTACTAGGAGTTCAAGCGCTAGGCTATTATAACATGGCCTATCAGTTGGCAATGCTACCAGGGTTTGCTCTGTCGCGGCTCAATCGTGTCAATTTTTCAGTTCTGTCACAGCAAGATAGCCAGGGTCAAAAGATTTATGTCCGTCGAATGCTCGAACTATACGCTTTAGTCTCTGCCCCTATTCACGGTATCGGTTTTGTGGTTGCGCCTTGGCTAATTCCTTTGATGTACGGTCCAGATTGGACAGAAGTTGTGCCCATTTTCCAAATCCTGCTGGTTTTTGCCTATGCTCGCATCTTTATGGCTATTTTGGGAACTACTTTGAATGCCTTAGATAAGCCCAATATTAATGCAGCAATTAATTGGGTTCTGGTGCCACTTTCTCTACCAACCTTCTTTGTCGGGGCCTGGCTGGGGGGAATTACAGGAGTGGCGATCGCGGTTGCTTTAGTGATGGGTGTTGGAGCTACGGCTTGGTTTTGGATAGCTACTTGCCGCACTGCTAAATGGAATTTGGTAAGTTTGCTCAAACCTACATTATTACCAACTGCTACAGTTTGCCTTGCCTTAGTACCCGCAACAATTGTTCCTTTATCCATGCCCCTAAAAGCTTTACTGCAACCGCTTTTCATTCTAGTTGTCTATGGCATAGTCTTATCTGTTTTTTCACGAGGTGAAATTCCTCGCAAATTAATTACCACTATTAAGAGTTTAATCTCTGAATAA